CCGTGGCACACGTACATGATGTTCTCGTCATCGGAGCCGGCGGCTCGGGCTTGACCGCAGCGCTGTTCGCGGCGCGCCACGGCGCCAACGTCGGGGTCGTGAGCAAGCTCTACCCCACCCGCAGCCACACCGGTGCGGCCCAGGGCGGCATCGGCGCGGCCCTGGGCAACGTCGAGGAAGACCACTGGGAATGGCACATGTTCGACACCGTCAAGGGCGGCGACTACCTGACCGACCAGGACGCCGCCGAGGTGTTCGCGCGTGAGGTCATCGACGCCGTGATCGACCTCGAGCACATGGGCCTGCCCTTCGACCGCCTGCCCAACGGCAAGATCTCGCAACGGCGCTTCGGCGGACACACCCGCGAGTACGGCAAGGCCCCGGTGCACCGCGCCGCCCACGCGGCCGACCGCACCGGGCACATGATCCTGCAGACCCTCTACCAGCAGTCGATCAAGCAGGGCATCACCTTCTACAACGAGTTCCACGTCCTCGACGTGATCTTCACCGAAGACGGCCGGGCCATCGGGGTGGTGGCGCTCGAGTTCGCCACCGGCGAGCTCCACACCTTCATGGCCAAGTCGATCGTGATCGCCACGGGCGGCTTCGGCCGCATGTTCAAGGTCACCTCGAACGCCTTCACGCTCGCCGGCGACCTGCAGTCGATCCTCTACCGCAAGGGCTGGATCCCCCTGGAAGACATGGAGTTCTTCCAGTTCCACCCCACCGGCCTCTACCGCCTGGGCATCCTGGTCACCGAGGGCGCCCGCGGCGAGGGCGGGATCCTGCGCAACGCGAGCGGCGAGCGCTTCATGGAGCGGTACGCACCGACGATCAAGGACCTGGCCCCGCGCGACATGGTCAGCCGGGCCATGTACCTGGAGATCAAGGAAGGGCGCGGTTGCGGACCCAACAAGGAC
This genomic stretch from Oceanithermus profundus DSM 14977 harbors:
- the sdhA gene encoding succinate dehydrogenase flavoprotein subunit, which encodes MAHVHDVLVIGAGGSGLTAALFAARHGANVGVVSKLYPTRSHTGAAQGGIGAALGNVEEDHWEWHMFDTVKGGDYLTDQDAAEVFAREVIDAVIDLEHMGLPFDRLPNGKISQRRFGGHTREYGKAPVHRAAHAADRTGHMILQTLYQQSIKQGITFYNEFHVLDVIFTEDGRAIGVVALEFATGELHTFMAKSIVIATGGFGRMFKVTSNAFTLAGDLQSILYRKGWIPLEDMEFFQFHPTGLYRLGILVTEGARGEGGILRNASGERFMERYAPTIKDLAPRDMVSRAMYLEIKEGRGCGPNKDYICLDLTHLDPEIIEHKLPDIAEFSRTYLGVDPIKEPIPVVPTAHYAMGGIPTTLNGEVIKDGDGTVIPGLYAVGEAACVSLHGANRLGTNSLGDLVVFGRRAGLASARFSEVESFVDLPPDAADPSRELIDGIKSRSKGETPFAIRKDLQETMMDNASVFRTEELLEKQVGIVQELMERYRNVVIQDKGDRFNADLIDALELGFLLDNAEALVHSAKNRKESRGAHAREDYPDRDDDNWLKHTLVYREAPGKVRFAYKPVVLGRFEPKPRTY